The window CACATACTCCAGCACTTTGCAGCCTTCAAGCTGAAAGGCGCTCAGGTCTGGCATCTCTTTACCCGGCACGCGCGCGCACAGCCACTGTTCGGTGACGGCATGTTTATCTTTTTGCCCGGCAAAACTCACTTCACGGACATGAATTTTCAGAAATTTCGCCAGCGCGTCAGCGACAAAACGGGTGTTGCAGCCGTTCTTAAGAATGCGCACCAGCACATGCTCGCCTTCGCCATCCGGTTCGAAGCCTAAATCTTCGACCACCAGAAAATCTTCCGGGCTGGCTTTCAGCAAACCGGCGCTCTGCGGTTTTCCGTGAAGATAAGTGAGATTATCAAACTCTGTCATTGCGCGGCCTTAACGAGTAGCGCTACCGCCTCGCAGGCGATCCCTTCACCCCGTCCGGTAAAGCCGAGCTTTTCCGTGGTGGTCGCCTTCACGTTGACGTCATCCATATGACAGCCGAGATCTTCGGCGATAAACACGCGCATCTGCGGAATGTGCGGCAACATTTTGGGCGCCTGGGCGATAATCGTCACATCGACGTTGCCGAGGGTGTACCCTTTGGCCTGAATGCGCCGCCAGGCTTCACGCAGCAGTTCGCGGCTGTCCGCGCCTTTAAATGCCGGGTCACTGTCCGGGAACAACTTACCGATATCGCCCAGCGCCGCCGCGCCGAGCAGGGCGTCGGTAAGCGCATGGAGCGCGACATCGCCGTCAGAGTGCGCCAGCAGTCCCTTCTCGTACGGGATGCGCACGCCGCCAATGATAATGGGGCCTTCGCCGCCAAAGGCGTGTACGTCGAAACCGTGTCCAATTCGCATTATGTTGTCTCCAGTTATACACGTCATCTTCAGGCTACCTCATTGCTGGCGGCATTCCTCCCGGCCACATCGTTATCTGAACCCCCGTGGCGGTTGCCGACGCACTGCGGCCTGAATGATTATGTGTCTACATTGTTCGGGTCAGATAGAATTCAGCCAGCGCTAAATCTTCCGGACGCGTCACTTTGATATTATCAGCCCGTCCTTCAACAAGCTGTGGATGGAAACCGCAGTATTCCAGCGCCGAGGCTTCGTCGGTAATGTTCGCGCCTTCATTCAGCGCCCGGGTCAGGCAGTCATGCAGCAGTTCGCGCGGGAAAAATTGCGGCGTCAGCGCATGCCATAAATCGGCGCGCTCAACGGTATGGGCAATAGCAGCGACGCCCGGCTCCGCGCGCTTCATGGTGTCGCGTACCGGCGCGGCGAGAATGCCGCCGGTGCGGCTGGTTTC is drawn from Citrobacter rodentium NBRC 105723 = DSM 16636 and contains these coding sequences:
- the ispF gene encoding 2-C-methyl-D-erythritol 2,4-cyclodiphosphate synthase is translated as MRIGHGFDVHAFGGEGPIIIGGVRIPYEKGLLAHSDGDVALHALTDALLGAAALGDIGKLFPDSDPAFKGADSRELLREAWRRIQAKGYTLGNVDVTIIAQAPKMLPHIPQMRVFIAEDLGCHMDDVNVKATTTEKLGFTGRGEGIACEAVALLVKAAQ